The Helianthus annuus cultivar XRQ/B chromosome 16, HanXRQr2.0-SUNRISE, whole genome shotgun sequence genome includes a window with the following:
- the LOC110917247 gene encoding RING-H2 finger protein ATL67, which yields MSTTTTHLPPPPPPPLPTTAHYYITNLGLGYAIAIAFGFLVLFSSLLLISYICIRHRHTQHNHIRTHNTRGVSNNNNNNNVVLSNIIFIDEDANEDQDVVVGLDQSVINSYPKFEYSKGVKKGFDTLCAICLCEYREVEMLRMMPDCKHCFHLTCVDAWLKLNASCPVCRNSPLPTPLSTPLAEVVPLSQYSDGRHRR from the coding sequence atgtccaccaccaccacccacctcccaccaccaccaccaccaccactccccACCACCGCCCATTACTACATAACAAACCTCGGCCTCGGATACGCCATCGCCATCGCTTTCGGCTTCCTTGTCCTCTTCTCCTCCCTCCTCCTCATCTCCTACATCTGCATACGACACCGCCATACTCAACATAACCATATCCGAACCCATAACACCCGTGGCGTAtcgaacaacaacaataacaacaacgttGTCCTCTCTAATATAATATTCATTGACGAAGATGCGAACGAAGACCAGGATGTGGTGGTTGGTTTGGATCAATCTGTGATCAACTCGTACCCGAAGTTTGAATACTCGAAAGGGGTTAAGAAGGGTTTCGACACGTTGTGTGCAATATGTTTGTGTGAGTATAGGGAAGTGGAGATGTTGAGGATGATgcctgattgtaaacattgttttcATTTGACTTGTGTTGATGCTTGGTTGAAGCTTAATGCGAGTTGTCCGGTTTGTCGAAACTCGCCCCTTCCTACGCCTTTGTCTACGCCGTTGGCCGAGGTTGTTCCTCTTTCGCAGTACTCAGACGGCCGACACCGGAGGTGA